Part of the Streptomyces europaeiscabiei genome is shown below.
GGGCGTGCGCGGCCACGGACTCGTCCCAGACCAGCGGGGGGACCCCGACGTCCGCTCGCGCCTTGTTGACGATCGTCAGGAAGCCGCTGATCTCCGGTGGTCGCGCCGTCGGTGTCACCGCCCCGGCGGTGGCCACCCCGGCCGCCGCCGTCGCCGTGACCGTCTCCACGACCGTGGGCCGGGGACCGACCGCCCGAGCCGCCCCCGGAGTGAGCGCCAGCGTCGCCGCCGCGGTCACCGCGGCCATCGTCCGCGCCCTGTCCCGTCGCACCACTCGTGCCTCCTTCTGCTCCAACTTCCTTACCGGCGCTGCCACTTGTAAGGGACGGCGGCAGTTGGCCGGGGTCGACGGGAGCACCTGCCACCCCATCGGGGGAATCGGCGCGGGTCCAGGTTTCGGGCCGACGCGATCCGCCCGCGCACTCGGGGGAGTGCGCGGGCGGATCGCTCTGCAGCGGTTCGCCACAACGGTCGGCGACCGCGGTCAGCTCACCGCTCCAGCCGGCGCCGGGCGTCAGCGTCGCGGTGTCGCCGCCGGTGACCGTGACCTCGCTCGGGATCGAGAACAGTACGGCGCGCAGGGCGATCGGACTGGTGACCTCGTGGTGGCTGTGCGAGTCACTGAGGGCAGGGGAGCCGACGTGGGTTCAGGCTGAGGCTGGTGTAGAGGCGGCCGTCGCCGAGGACCAGGGAGGCGGTGCACTCGGTGTCGTGCGTCGCCGCGGCGACCGTCGTGACCCACGGGCCGGTGTGCTCCACCGTGTCGGGGCCGCTGTTGCCGGCCGGTGCGGCGATGAGGACGCCCGCCTTGGCCGCGTTGAACAGGGCCTCCATGTCGGGCTGGTCGGGGAGCGCACCGCCGATGGAGTAGTTGATGATGTCGACGCCGTCCGCCACCGCCTTGTCGATCGCGGCCGTGGTGTCCACGGTCGGGCAGCCGTTGCTCCAGCACGCCTTGTAGTAGGCGAGGCGGGCGGCCGGGGCGACACCGCTGAGCCTGCCCTCGGCGTTGCTGCCGGGGACCGACGCGGCGACGCCGTGATTCCCGGCGGCCGTGGTGCCCGTGTGTGTGCCGTGGTTGTCGGTGTCCATCGCCGAGGGGATGTCCTCGCCGTCCGGGTCGGCTCGGCCGACGCCGAACCACTGGGCGCCGATCACCTTGTTGTTGCAGGTCACCTTGTGTGCGGGGTCGTCGCCGGGCACGCAGTCGCCGTGCCACTTCCCGGCGATGGCCTCGGCGTCCGGGCGCGGCTCCGGGAGTGCGTCGAGCATCGGGTTGGACGTGGAGACGCCGGTGTCCACGATGCCGACGATGACGCCCTCGCCGGCATGCTCGGGGCCGCCGGCCTTCGCCCAGAGGTCCTTGTCACCGGAGAGGCCGAGGATGCGGGGGGTGTCGGGGAACCGGGCCGGGTCGGTGGTCCTGGACGCCTTGGAGCTCGGGGCGTGCGGTGTTCGGGCGGTCGCGGCCGCGGGTGCGGGTCCGGTGATGGCTGATCGCGCCCGCGCGGGGGAGCCGCATGTGTCACAGTCCCGCGCCCCTGAGGACGAGGGCCCTGCGTGCCACGCGTCCTTCGGAGGGGAAGGCGGCTGCTGGGCCTCCGGGGACGGGACCTCGGCGTCGGCCTCGGCCTCGGCGTCGGCCTTGTCCCCGGCCTCGA
Proteins encoded:
- a CDS encoding S8 family serine peptidase; the encoded protein is MTRTHIRPRVAVTTLVPLLAGALTLTAVIAPTFAANSNSNSNSNSTGSGDSYGNDTYIVKLADAPVAAYEGGLPRLKRTAPAAGRRLDADSATVEKYVAHLDDRRERILAAVPGVESLYDYAYTFNGFAAELTGRQAAKLAATPGVVSVTRNTVAPLTPTGPDHGPGAGADGRAKTYVRIEAGDKADAEAEADAEVPSPEAQQPPSPPKDAWHAGPSSSGARDCDTCGSPARARSAITGPAPAAATARTPHAPSSKASRTTDPARFPDTPRILGLSGDKDLWAKAGGPEHAGEGVIVGIVDTGVSTSNPMLDALPEPRPDAEAIAGKWHGDCVPGDDPAHKVTCNNKVIGAQWFGVGRADPDGEDIPSAMDTDNHGTHTGTTAAGNHGVAASVPGSNAEGRLSGVAPAARLAYYKACWSNGCPTVDTTAAIDKAVADGVDIINYSIGGALPDQPDMEALFNAAKAGVLIAAPAGNSGPDTVEHTGPWVTTVAAATHDTECTASLVLGDGRLYTSLSLNPRRLPCPQ